TTCCCTAGGCCGGGCCGGCAATCGGTCCGCATCGGCGCCGATGCCGCGCCCGCGCTTCCGGCCGAGTTGCTCGAAGAGAAATTAGAGGCGCAGGATTTCGCCGATCGCGATGGTTACGCCCGCAAGTTCCTGGGCGTTTCCGTTCCCCTGCCCAAGGTCAAGGCCGAGCCGAAATTCGGTGGTGGTGCCTTGGTCGTTCCCCGGCCCGCTCGACCGGATGATCGGACCGAACTGCGCTATCACAACTACAGCGTCATCCTCTGTGCGAAACGGCGCCTAGCCTATGTATCGGCCTGCAATCTGAACTTCGCCGCGAAGGAAACCGCGAGCCGGGCGGATGGGCGCAGCACCTGGAGGAAGGATCCGCGGATCGAATTCGCGGATCAGCTCGGCGCACGCTTCTATGACTACAACGACTACAACAAGGGACACCTGACACGGCGGGACGATGTCGCTTGGGGTGAGACATTCGAGGACGCCGTTGCCGCGAATGACGACACGTTCTTCTACACCAACTCAGCGCCTCAATATTTTCTCTTCAACCAGTCGGACGAATTCACTGGTGCCGGGCTGGACCTCTGGGGAGACCTGGAAAACTTCATCTCCGAGCAGGGGGAAGAGCAGCGTGCGCGTTTGACGGTCTTCAACGGCCCCGTCTTTGGTAAGCAGGACAAGCCGCTACACGACGCACTTGTGCCGCTGAGTTTCTACAAGATAGTGATTTGGCGCGACGTGAGAGAGGATCCGGGTGCAGTGGGCTTCCGGCTCGATCAGTCCGACCTGATCGCGTCATTACCCCAGGAGGCCATCGATCCGGGCCGTTTCGAACTGCGCCAATGTCGGATCGCTGACATAGAGGATCAGTTGGACCTCGACTTCGGGGTGGCGAAGAAGTGGGACCGGCTGGGGAAGGTTGATGTCAGCGAGGCCTTCGGGGCTGAAGGTATCGAAATCGCCAGCTTGAAGGACATCAGGCTCTGAGCGAAAAGTGCGGACAGTCCGAGTCGACATGGTGGCGGTCCCCGCTGGAGTGCACCCCCAGACTGAGACAAGGAAAATCGCGGACAGTTTCCCCGCGAGGAGAGGAAACTGGGGCATGGCCGGACGGCAAAGAGTTATTGATGAGGACCAAAAACTGGAGCTTCTCCAGCGCATGGAGGCGGGCGAAACCGTTAGCAAGTTGGCAGATGAGGTTGGCGTCAGTCGCCAACGTCTTTACGAGTGGCGCGATCACCTCAGGCTTCGTGGCAATTTGAAGTCACGTCGGCGCGGCCGGCCGGCCAGATCGACAGCAGGAGCTGACGGAGTCGCGCAGCCGCGGAGCGCAGTCGACGTGCCGGCACCTCAGGAAAAGGCACTGAACAAGGCCAGGCGCCGGATCAGGGTATCGGAGCAAAACAGCCGAGGCTCTAATCGCCGCTGGATGACACTTCAGTGGCAGGTCAGCAGGGGGATTCGCGCTGGTCGCGGATTTGTTAGCGTGCTGTTTCGTGGTCAGGGAAGCGCGCCATGACCAACTGGACAGCGGAGAGTGAAGCATCGACAAGAGTATCCGTCACTCCCCGATCATACGAGGTGGGCAGTTGATGACGCTTACGTTTGAAACTGTGATGTGGGGGCGGAATGGCGCATTTCTGCGAAAGAAAGTCGGATGAGCATCTGCAGCACAGGTTCACGCCGACGATCGATCAATTCGTGATCGGGCTGATTGAAATAGGACAACAGGCAGCGATAGCAGCCCGCTACGCAGTGAGAGTCCTCAACATTTTCCAGTGCCTTCGGTCCACTAACCGCAGCCGCTGAGAGGCTTCCCGGAGCATAGTGCATTATCTCCAGCGCCTTCTTCGCAACGGCGCGAAAGGCACTGCCATCCTCGACCAACCTGGACAAGACCCCGGCGCCACCCTCCGCGGCCTCGTAAAACAACAGTGCTCGGCGATCCTTTCTTGAGGGCGTCGGCTGTCCCTGGATTTCGCCTTCTTCCACTTGGTAAATGGCCTCGATGCCACGCGCAAAAGCATGCTGGATCGTAGCAACTATTGCCTCCGCCTCGTCTCCAGCAGCAGCCAACCAAGCAGCAGGAAACCGGATGAGCAGCGCGTTTTTCCGGTCCTCTACAACCGGGGTGATGGGTTGCCGACTATTGATCGGTGATCCTTCTTCCGCGTCCTGCGCTCGGTTGTCACTTGCCCAATAGCCGCTTTTCGGATCGATCAAAAACCCGATCTTACTGATGTCCTTGCGGCGGCGGAGTCCCCGGTTGATACGACGCGCCTGTGCGGCAGGCGTAAATTCCGCGGAGAATATTTGCCCCTCTGAATCTTCAAACACTCGGGATCTGACGTCGCTCGGGTCTCGAAACGAGAAGGTCGTCTGGAGTTCATAGCCTTGGCGACGACGCTCTTCGTCGTTGGCGGTTATCCGCTCCACTTGGCGCGTACCAACATTCTCGATCCGATGAAGCTGCTTCGTTATGTTCGATTTGTTCAGAGCGCTGTTACATACGTGGCAGCGTTCTGGCGGCTCTCCGTCATGGGCGGCACCGCAGGCTGGGCAAATTGCCGTGCTGAATGTCGGGAGCAATCCATCTTGCTCGCCACCAACCTCCTTTAACAGGGCGCGATCGACCCGATAGGCACGCCCCTCGTGATAGACAAGGCTGCCTGGCCCGAACTCGGCGATCGCCAGAAAGCGTGCACGCTGAATATACCGCTGTCCTTTTCCGCCCTGATCACCTGGCACGAACGCCATAATAGGGAGACGTGGGAAGTTATAGCCAGGCAGGAACCCTTCCGTTGCCAGATACCGGTACACGTAGAAATCGGAGCCTTGGCCCTCGGCCCCCCGTAGCAAAAGCTTTATCTGGGTGTTTCCAGCCGCTTGCCGTGTTTCTGCGGCAAGGCGTTCCTGCGGTGAGATCGAATAATCTTTTAGAGTATGTGCCGCGTCTTCTACCTGCCGTTCGGCCGCAGCCCACAAATCCCTCCACCGGTCAAAGGTATCGGCAAGGCGTTGAGGCGCGGCAGCAACGACCCGGTTTGTATTGGCATCAACACCAACAAACCACTCCGGTGGCGTGGCGCCAAAGTCATCAGCGACAGCTGACAGAACGGCCGCAACGCGCTTTGCACCGGCACTCTTTGCCTCGTCAGCAGACACCCGGTTCCAGTGATGCGGCAAGAGAGGCTTGCCGGAAACTGTCATGTCGAGGTTATCGGCGATCGACGCCGACAATGCCGCTCCACTGGCAGCCAGCCACTCTGCGTGAAGATGGCTTTCGACAAGTTCGTGATTTTTCAGATCAATAGATGGCGGGAGCACCACGCCATCGACCATCGCGCTTGGACGCTCGAAGAAGTATTGGTCATGCGGGCTTTGTGCCGCGCAATAGGTGACAATTAAGGCTGCCTGACCGCTGCGGCCCGCACGCCCACCGCGCTGAGCGTAGTTCGCTGGCGTTGGGGGCACATTTCGCATGTAGACGACGTTCATCGCGGAGATATCGACGCCGAGTTCCATGGTTGGCGAGCAAAACAAGGTTGGTAGGAAACGGCTATCTTCTCGAAGCTCCTTCAATCGTTCGGCCTGGTCGATCAGAAGTTGCCGGTCGTCTATGCCATAACGAAAGCGAGCCTCGCGGATCTCTCGTAGATCACCCTCAACCTGCGCCGTATGCTCTCGGCCTTCGAAGCCGAAGATTGCCTCGCCGCCGTCGGCCAGAAGCGTCGCGATATGTGCATACAGACCACGGAAAAAAGGATTGTCCCGATCCGGAGCTTGATTTGCTGAAAGCGCAAAAGTGATCGATGACGGCACCAGACGCCAACCATCTCCGCCAACAGGGGAGACGACCTGTGTCGCCAGCCCGTAACGACCTGCTGCTTTCAACAAGCCTTCGACAATTTCCGTGATCTGCTTACCGGTTGCCCGTCTGCCACCGAAGGTCATCGACCGAAATTGCCGGCCGATCGTGCTGGTCGGACTGCCCCGAAGAATCAACTCTTCGTCTTTCGGCGACATCTCACGGCGGGTTGGCGGCTTCGGCATGAATACCGGGGCTGCCAAGAAGCGCTCCTCATCCAGTATCCATGGGGCCTTGATTGCGCTCCGCATTCGACTGGCGAGGCTTTCGATCTTCAGTCGATCCAGGGCATCACATTCGACTGCTAAGCCCTTGCGCATCACGTCCAACAACACCCGAAGCGCCGCCTGACGTTCGAGAGCTGAAGCCGCTCGCAACAAAGGGTAGGTTTCAAATTCCTTGTCGTCGTGTGCGAGGTCATCGAGGGAAATGTAGCGCGCCTCGATCAACCCAAGCTGCTCGAGATTGGGATTCGTGTAACGCCACCCCCGCCGTTGCTCGATCCAGAATCGATGCGTCAGCGATTCGCGGATCACCTTTTCAACGGCCAGCAGCTTGGCCCCCCTAAGATCCGGCTCTACCAACCATTCGGTTCGCCGAGATACATTGGATACCACAAAGCCCAGCATTCGCTGGATCGCCTTGCCGACCTCATCCTCTTGCAACCCTTCATCACCGGCCTGGGAAACGGCTGCCAGAATCGCGCCGCGTAGCAGCGTGACGAATAGAAAGTCGTTGAAATGCCCGGCCTGCAGGGCGGCATCCTGTCGGTTGTCAGTGAAGGCCAAGAGCTTGCGTCTCGTCGCCGGGATGGAGTTTTCCGTATCGTTCATCCAACGCAGGATGGCCGCAATAATAATCGTCGTCGCCGAACTGCGCCCCTCGGCGCCCAAGGCGGCGAGCCGGTTAATGTCACGAGTTGAATCGCTGTGGTGCTCCCCGCATGCCGGGCAGAATTTGAACTTACCCGGCATGAACCAGGCTCGTTGGCCGTCATTGCCGCAGGTGCCGTCCGGAAGCACCGATACAAGCTCAGCCCTCGTCTTGCGGTACGTCGCTTTTAACCGCAATTCGCCCGATTTTGTTTCTTCAAGCCAAGCCTCGGGATAGTCCTCATCCCGACCATGGAACGTGAACTCGCCATCCACGGGCTCGGGCATAAGGAAGCCCCAGCGTTCAACGATGCCCTCAGCCTCTTCGTCATCATTGAGGGGGACATCATCGATCTCACGCTTCTCAAATGATTTTGCGCCATTGTCGTCGACCAGCGTGACGGGATGGTTTTCCTGCCCACACCGCCGGCAGAAATAAGCGCTATATAGTCTTTTTGTCGGATTTTCCGGATCGAAGATTTGTCCATCAAATGTGACCGAGCGCGAACCCGAGGGATCGAGGGTCGTGTACAGACGACCTGCGCCTGAAATAAATTGATGTAGCTTAAACGCGAAAAGAGGCTCGTCACTGCCGCCGCTATGGCCTCGGAGTTTCTCCGGCAAGCTAAACGCCAGTAGCGCGTTTTTTAATGCCAGCTCGCATGTCTCGACGGCTTCGCCGGATTCACTAGATAGTAGGACCGCCGCCGTCTTCAGCGATAGGGA
This region of Mesorhizobium huakuii genomic DNA includes:
- a CDS encoding DNA/RNA non-specific endonuclease, whose protein sequence is MLEEKLEAQDFADRDGYARKFLGVSVPLPKVKAEPKFGGGALVVPRPARPDDRTELRYHNYSVILCAKRRLAYVSACNLNFAAKETASRADGRSTWRKDPRIEFADQLGARFYDYNDYNKGHLTRRDDVAWGETFEDAVAANDDTFFYTNSAPQYFLFNQSDEFTGAGLDLWGDLENFISEQGEEQRARLTVFNGPVFGKQDKPLHDALVPLSFYKIVIWRDVREDPGAVGFRLDQSDLIASLPQEAIDPGRFELRQCRIADIEDQLDLDFGVAKKWDRLGKVDVSEAFGAEGIEIASLKDIRL
- a CDS encoding helix-turn-helix domain-containing protein; translated protein: MAGRQRVIDEDQKLELLQRMEAGETVSKLADEVGVSRQRLYEWRDHLRLRGNLKSRRRGRPARSTAGADGVAQPRSAVDVPAPQEKALNKARRRIRVSEQNSRGSNRRWMTLQWQVSRGIRAGRGFVSVLFRGQGSAP
- a CDS encoding DEAD/DEAH box helicase; protein product: MDVFSLNNSLLAQYTGFARSFTRIRSSEILEKVTDLYAGRRFWPEPIIQLNPHYEGGGSVQSLVGPKGLIDDCAQIFRDSRAAAGASDKTLKLRRHQEQAIGLALDGKSFVVTTGTGSGKSLCFFIPIVDAVVKAKRAGEDARTRAVIIYPMNALANSQLEELKKFLADQNHAVPVTFARYTGQQNSEEREQIKNNPPDILLTNFMMLELLMTRQSDLDRRVVENCSGLRFIVLDELHTYRGRHGADVAMLMRRLRARAGDPRHPPICIGTSATMASEGGEEDRNQVVADVASRLFGTNIGRDAIVTETLRRATDPDQSADRGLSRLSDAVVSAASGTPYYGKSNGEIARDDLAIWVETRLGPREVDQKPQRARSLSLKTAAVLLSSESGEAVETCELALKNALLAFSLPEKLRGHSGGSDEPLFAFKLHQFISGAGRLYTTLDPSGSRSVTFDGQIFDPENPTKRLYSAYFCRRCGQENHPVTLVDDNGAKSFEKREIDDVPLNDDEEAEGIVERWGFLMPEPVDGEFTFHGRDEDYPEAWLEETKSGELRLKATYRKTRAELVSVLPDGTCGNDGQRAWFMPGKFKFCPACGEHHSDSTRDINRLAALGAEGRSSATTIIIAAILRWMNDTENSIPATRRKLLAFTDNRQDAALQAGHFNDFLFVTLLRGAILAAVSQAGDEGLQEDEVGKAIQRMLGFVVSNVSRRTEWLVEPDLRGAKLLAVEKVIRESLTHRFWIEQRRGWRYTNPNLEQLGLIEARYISLDDLAHDDKEFETYPLLRAASALERQAALRVLLDVMRKGLAVECDALDRLKIESLASRMRSAIKAPWILDEERFLAAPVFMPKPPTRREMSPKDEELILRGSPTSTIGRQFRSMTFGGRRATGKQITEIVEGLLKAAGRYGLATQVVSPVGGDGWRLVPSSITFALSANQAPDRDNPFFRGLYAHIATLLADGGEAIFGFEGREHTAQVEGDLREIREARFRYGIDDRQLLIDQAERLKELREDSRFLPTLFCSPTMELGVDISAMNVVYMRNVPPTPANYAQRGGRAGRSGQAALIVTYCAAQSPHDQYFFERPSAMVDGVVLPPSIDLKNHELVESHLHAEWLAASGAALSASIADNLDMTVSGKPLLPHHWNRVSADEAKSAGAKRVAAVLSAVADDFGATPPEWFVGVDANTNRVVAAAPQRLADTFDRWRDLWAAAERQVEDAAHTLKDYSISPQERLAAETRQAAGNTQIKLLLRGAEGQGSDFYVYRYLATEGFLPGYNFPRLPIMAFVPGDQGGKGQRYIQRARFLAIAEFGPGSLVYHEGRAYRVDRALLKEVGGEQDGLLPTFSTAICPACGAAHDGEPPERCHVCNSALNKSNITKQLHRIENVGTRQVERITANDEERRRQGYELQTTFSFRDPSDVRSRVFEDSEGQIFSAEFTPAAQARRINRGLRRRKDISKIGFLIDPKSGYWASDNRAQDAEEGSPINSRQPITPVVEDRKNALLIRFPAAWLAAAGDEAEAIVATIQHAFARGIEAIYQVEEGEIQGQPTPSRKDRRALLFYEAAEGGAGVLSRLVEDGSAFRAVAKKALEIMHYAPGSLSAAAVSGPKALENVEDSHCVAGCYRCLLSYFNQPDHELIDRRREPVLQMLIRLSFAEMRHSAPTSQFQT